In Planctomycetaceae bacterium, a single genomic region encodes these proteins:
- a CDS encoding A24 family peptidase → MDWNDILLSNWPVKLVSAILILAAWIDGRQLRVPNWITFPMVLSGLVYCSWVDGLSGAGASVAGIAMGLACLLPLYSVGGMGAGDVKLMAGIGAWLGWQITLEAFVVSAIVGAVMAIVMVAVKGTWQKHYENFLTILSEWMVIRNPYELSRIAAERKPRMALLPYGIPICIGSIGYFMYAGLM, encoded by the coding sequence ATGGACTGGAACGATATTCTCCTCAGCAACTGGCCGGTCAAACTGGTCTCCGCAATTCTGATTCTGGCCGCCTGGATTGACGGCCGGCAGCTTCGGGTTCCCAACTGGATCACGTTTCCGATGGTCCTGTCCGGACTGGTGTACTGCTCGTGGGTCGATGGACTCAGCGGTGCGGGAGCCAGCGTAGCGGGAATCGCCATGGGACTGGCCTGCCTGCTGCCGCTGTATTCCGTCGGAGGCATGGGAGCCGGCGACGTCAAGCTGATGGCCGGCATCGGAGCCTGGCTGGGATGGCAGATCACGCTTGAAGCGTTTGTCGTATCGGCCATCGTCGGAGCAGTCATGGCAATTGTCATGGTGGCCGTGAAAGGCACCTGGCAAAAGCACTACGAAAATTTCCTGACCATCCTTTCAGAATGGATGGTGATTCGGAATCCCTACGAACTGTCACGGATTGCCGCTGAACGCAAGCCCCGGATGGCACTGCTGCCGTACGGCATTCCGATCTGCATCGGATCGATCGGCTACTTCATGTATGCCGGTCTGATGTAG
- a CDS encoding PSD1 and planctomycete cytochrome C domain-containing protein: MVGLLSAVSWTPACAQTPPADTSPVAAGIAAKGIAFEDEAQAVIAGHCVECHNADAKEAGVDLSSAAGILNGGDSGHIIQPGLPDDSLLFQMIESGRMPPEPHEPLDMSQLESIRRWISDGASFRNARVSEPAITQHDIVPLLHLRCVACHGGRRREADLDLRTKQSILKGGKSGPAAVPGQPSESLIVKRILAEDMPPRRQLVSVSVKPMEALELARLAKWIERGLPESDPAADREAWAHEASVSDEDRNFWSFQPPERPAVPDVASSDRVANPIDAFVLQKLQQHGLTLSPNADRTTLLRRVTFDLTGLPPLPEDIDAFVNDHDPLAWEKQVDRLLDSRQYGERWARHWLDIAGYADSEGAQNEDRVRPHMYRYRDYVIRSFNSDKPYSRFLLEQIAGDELADYEHAEIIDDEICDNLVATGFLRTAPDRTFANITNFVPDRLEVIADEMDILGTAVMGLTLKCARCHSHKFDPIPQRDYYRLTAIFKDAYDEHDWLKSQGPRTLPYVTTAERRAFEQHEAAITQKVDAVRKELAATDLDEQKKKLEQQITQLESQRMPEPRIRALWSRGEPSPSYILMRGNYLTPGHPVEPGVPAVLSRDDAPLDIRPPWNDGRSTGRRLAFARWLTRPDHPLTARVMVNRIWQHHFGQGIVTTPGNFGRAGAAPTHPELLDWLATEFVRQNFSIKAMHRLIVTSNTYRQSSAVTGESPQRDPDGLLYSRAPLRRLEAEVLRDTLLFVSGKLNDTPYGPADPVDLRADGLVTSRESENGWRRSIYVLQRRTQIPTLLENFDYPQMGPNCIQRGESLVAPQALHLLNNRMIHQLASHFAERIRSEAGDDRAAQISVAYRRAFSRYPSEEEVTAAAEALEQLTTQWAESSNSKVGMQGTDQQALVTWCHAMFNLAEFIYVD; this comes from the coding sequence GTGGTCGGACTTCTGTCGGCGGTTTCCTGGACTCCGGCGTGCGCTCAGACTCCGCCTGCTGACACTTCCCCGGTCGCCGCCGGGATTGCAGCGAAGGGCATTGCTTTCGAAGACGAAGCGCAGGCCGTCATTGCCGGCCATTGCGTCGAATGTCACAACGCCGACGCGAAGGAAGCCGGTGTCGATCTCAGTTCCGCCGCGGGGATTCTGAACGGCGGCGATTCCGGTCACATCATTCAGCCTGGACTGCCGGACGACAGTCTGTTGTTTCAAATGATTGAATCGGGCCGGATGCCGCCGGAGCCTCACGAGCCGCTGGACATGTCGCAGTTGGAGTCCATTCGGCGCTGGATTTCGGATGGTGCGTCATTTCGAAACGCCCGCGTCAGCGAACCGGCGATCACGCAGCACGACATTGTTCCACTGCTGCATCTGCGCTGCGTTGCCTGCCACGGCGGTCGACGTCGGGAAGCCGATCTGGATCTGAGAACGAAACAATCCATCCTGAAAGGCGGCAAATCCGGACCCGCTGCGGTGCCGGGGCAGCCGTCGGAAAGCCTGATCGTCAAGCGAATCCTGGCCGAAGATATGCCGCCGCGCCGACAACTGGTTTCCGTCAGTGTCAAGCCGATGGAAGCTCTGGAACTGGCCCGACTGGCGAAGTGGATCGAACGCGGACTTCCGGAATCCGATCCGGCTGCCGACCGCGAAGCCTGGGCGCACGAAGCATCCGTTTCCGACGAAGACCGCAACTTCTGGTCGTTCCAGCCTCCCGAACGACCGGCTGTGCCCGACGTCGCTTCATCCGATCGCGTGGCCAACCCGATTGATGCGTTTGTTTTGCAGAAGCTGCAGCAACACGGCCTGACGCTGTCACCGAACGCTGATCGCACGACTTTGCTGCGCCGGGTGACCTTCGACCTGACGGGACTGCCTCCACTGCCGGAAGACATCGATGCGTTCGTAAACGATCACGATCCGCTGGCGTGGGAGAAGCAGGTCGATCGGCTGCTGGATTCGCGTCAGTACGGCGAACGCTGGGCTCGCCACTGGCTGGATATCGCCGGCTACGCGGATTCCGAAGGTGCTCAGAACGAAGATCGCGTGCGGCCGCACATGTACCGCTATCGAGACTACGTGATCCGTTCATTCAATTCCGACAAGCCGTATTCGCGGTTTCTGCTTGAGCAGATCGCCGGTGATGAACTGGCCGACTACGAACACGCGGAAATCATCGATGACGAAATCTGCGACAACCTTGTCGCGACGGGTTTCCTGCGCACGGCTCCGGACCGGACGTTTGCGAACATCACGAACTTCGTTCCGGACCGGCTGGAAGTAATCGCCGACGAAATGGACATTCTGGGCACGGCTGTCATGGGACTGACGCTGAAGTGCGCCCGCTGCCATTCGCATAAGTTCGATCCGATTCCACAGCGGGATTACTATCGGCTGACGGCCATTTTCAAGGACGCTTACGACGAACACGACTGGCTGAAGTCGCAGGGACCGCGCACGCTGCCGTACGTCACCACCGCGGAACGGCGCGCCTTTGAACAGCATGAAGCGGCGATCACGCAAAAGGTCGACGCAGTCCGCAAGGAACTCGCGGCGACCGACCTCGACGAACAGAAAAAGAAGCTCGAACAGCAGATCACGCAGCTCGAAAGCCAGCGAATGCCGGAACCGCGCATTCGCGCTCTGTGGTCGCGAGGCGAACCGTCTCCGTCATACATCCTGATGCGGGGAAACTATCTGACGCCCGGTCATCCCGTGGAACCCGGAGTTCCCGCCGTACTGTCACGTGACGACGCACCGCTTGACATTCGGCCCCCGTGGAATGACGGCCGGTCGACCGGGCGGCGGCTGGCGTTTGCTCGCTGGCTGACACGACCGGATCATCCGCTGACAGCTCGCGTGATGGTCAATCGCATCTGGCAGCATCACTTCGGTCAGGGAATCGTGACGACTCCTGGCAACTTCGGCAGAGCGGGAGCTGCACCGACACATCCCGAACTGCTGGACTGGCTCGCCACCGAATTCGTGCGGCAGAACTTCAGCATCAAGGCCATGCACCGGCTGATCGTGACGTCGAACACGTATCGGCAGAGTTCCGCCGTCACCGGAGAATCCCCGCAGCGTGACCCGGACGGGCTGCTGTATTCCCGCGCGCCGCTGCGGAGGCTGGAAGCGGAAGTTCTGCGAGACACGCTGCTGTTTGTGTCCGGAAAACTGAACGACACGCCGTATGGCCCGGCCGATCCCGTCGACCTTCGCGCCGACGGGCTGGTCACTTCGCGCGAATCCGAAAACGGCTGGCGGCGCAGCATCTACGTTCTGCAGCGCAGGACGCAGATTCCAACGCTGCTGGAGAATTTTGACTATCCGCAAATGGGGCCGAACTGCATTCAGCGAGGCGAGTCGCTGGTCGCGCCGCAGGCTCTGCATCTGCTGAACAACCGGATGATTCATCAACTGGCCAGCCACTTCGCCGAACGGATTCGGTCCGAAGCGGGAGACGACCGGGCGGCTCAGATTTCCGTTGCTTATCGTCGAGCGTTCAGCAGGTACCCGTCCGAAGAAGAAGTCACTGCGGCGGCAGAGGCACTGGAACAGCTCACCACGCAATGGGCCGAAAGCAGCAACAGCAAAGTGGGAATGCAGGGCACGGACCAGCAGGCTCTGGTCACGTGGTGCCACGCCATGTTCAATCTGGCGGAGTTCATCTATGTCGATTGA
- a CDS encoding DUF1501 domain-containing protein produces MSIETRSISRRSFFDSVGTGLHGAALTWLLGRDVYASDSVPAAEQWPVPQRRPSANAVIHLFMNGGPSQMDLFDPKPMLDRHHGQEHFKKIAGEVEFPEQAGALMKSAFRFAQHGQCGMWMSEAMPHLARHVDKLAMIRSMHTTNLTHEPALYKIHSGSEFLGHPSLGAWVSYGLGTENQNFPAYVVLDDPLGLPVNGIDNWQSGFLPAVHQGTRFRATGSPVLNLKADFDQPESISRFERDLIRRLDRIHEQKRPHRPQLDARISTYALAARMQVAASDALDLSQETADTQRRYGIDQPETESYGRRCLIARRLIERGVRFVQLFINGQIWDNHSAIISGLQGACRRTDQPVAALLEDLHQRGLLDSTLVMWGGEMGRLPIAQLPPDKDVRNAGRDHNKNALCTWMAGGGVRAGTVHGETDELGFAAVHDRVSVADWHATMLHLLGLHHEELFLERNGLKEKLTGVTEARVVTEILS; encoded by the coding sequence ATGTCGATTGAAACCCGGAGCATCTCCCGACGCAGCTTTTTCGATTCGGTCGGAACCGGACTGCACGGAGCCGCGCTGACGTGGCTGCTGGGCCGCGACGTTTACGCATCCGATTCCGTGCCGGCCGCGGAACAATGGCCGGTGCCGCAGCGCAGGCCGTCCGCGAATGCCGTCATTCATTTGTTCATGAATGGCGGGCCCAGCCAGATGGATCTGTTCGATCCGAAGCCGATGCTGGACCGGCACCACGGGCAGGAACACTTCAAGAAGATTGCCGGGGAAGTTGAGTTTCCCGAACAGGCCGGCGCACTGATGAAAAGCGCGTTCCGGTTCGCTCAGCACGGACAGTGCGGCATGTGGATGTCCGAGGCGATGCCGCATCTGGCCAGGCACGTCGACAAGCTGGCCATGATCCGTTCGATGCACACGACAAATCTGACGCACGAACCGGCGTTGTACAAAATTCATTCCGGCAGCGAGTTCCTCGGACATCCATCACTGGGCGCGTGGGTGTCTTACGGGCTGGGAACGGAGAATCAGAACTTTCCGGCGTATGTTGTGCTCGACGATCCGCTCGGTCTGCCGGTGAACGGAATCGACAACTGGCAGTCGGGATTTCTTCCGGCTGTTCACCAGGGAACCCGGTTCCGGGCAACAGGTTCGCCGGTGCTGAATCTGAAAGCGGACTTCGACCAGCCGGAGTCCATATCAAGGTTCGAACGAGACCTGATCCGGCGGCTTGACCGTATTCATGAACAGAAACGCCCTCATCGGCCGCAGCTCGACGCGCGCATATCGACGTATGCTCTGGCCGCCAGAATGCAGGTGGCGGCGTCGGACGCTCTGGATCTGTCGCAGGAAACGGCGGACACGCAGCGGCGGTACGGCATCGATCAGCCGGAAACGGAATCCTACGGTCGGCGCTGCCTGATCGCTCGCCGACTGATTGAACGCGGAGTTCGCTTCGTGCAGTTGTTCATCAACGGGCAGATCTGGGACAACCACTCGGCAATCATCTCCGGACTGCAGGGTGCCTGCCGGCGGACGGATCAGCCCGTGGCCGCTCTGCTGGAAGATCTTCATCAGCGAGGACTGCTGGACTCGACGCTGGTGATGTGGGGCGGCGAAATGGGACGCCTTCCGATCGCTCAGTTACCGCCCGACAAGGATGTGCGCAACGCCGGCCGTGACCACAACAAAAACGCACTCTGCACCTGGATGGCCGGCGGCGGAGTCCGGGCCGGTACTGTGCACGGTGAAACCGACGAACTCGGCTTCGCGGCGGTGCATGATCGCGTCAGCGTCGCCGACTGGCATGCGACGATGCTGCATCTGCTGGGACTTCACCACGAAGAACTGTTCCTGGAACGCAACGGGCTGAAGGAAAAACTTACGGGAGTGACCGAAGCCCGCGTCGTGACGGAAATCCTCTCGTAG
- the cpaB gene encoding Flp pilus assembly protein CpaB gives MKSQTLILLVVAASCGLVAMLGVQRVLNRNDSGAVETVQVLVAATPLSPGEALNELNTQFIKVDQSVCPPGAVTSLDQISERALKVPAVPGDWILQEKLGNPGELGASTQIPPGMRVTTIQVDATTSHSGMLRPGNRVDVLLTWQDVDATGNRRQKVKPLLEYVEVFAVDDKVYGINKDGGGAAKTISVLVTPEQASLLQLARKKGELSTTLRSNGDLDETNVAELSEENLGTISAETQRDVSVLNVREEAGPAFRLPDSDSLLNQLQNEWSPAIDPDTEQPFASGPVQVAEVVPPRTWKIAIYENGSLRMEEVNLDSDEPVTTTDEEEAADDVYESETEEAPEAEAGSIWDLEKKLDGALEVDLEKAASGLLDLLK, from the coding sequence ATGAAAAGTCAGACGTTGATTCTGCTTGTCGTTGCGGCAAGCTGTGGTTTAGTGGCGATGCTGGGTGTTCAGCGAGTGCTGAACAGGAATGACTCGGGGGCCGTTGAGACAGTGCAGGTGCTGGTGGCAGCAACGCCGCTGTCACCGGGCGAGGCTCTGAACGAACTGAATACTCAGTTCATCAAGGTTGACCAAAGTGTCTGCCCGCCAGGCGCGGTCACAAGTCTGGATCAGATCAGCGAACGAGCGCTGAAGGTTCCGGCTGTTCCCGGCGACTGGATTTTGCAGGAAAAACTTGGAAATCCCGGTGAACTTGGCGCTTCGACGCAAATTCCCCCGGGAATGCGTGTCACCACGATTCAGGTGGACGCAACCACCAGTCACAGCGGAATGCTGCGACCGGGAAATCGTGTGGACGTGCTGCTGACATGGCAGGACGTTGACGCAACGGGAAACCGACGGCAGAAGGTGAAACCTCTGCTGGAATACGTTGAAGTGTTTGCCGTGGACGACAAGGTCTACGGTATCAATAAGGATGGGGGCGGTGCCGCCAAGACGATTTCCGTCCTGGTGACGCCTGAGCAGGCTTCGTTACTGCAGCTTGCTCGAAAGAAGGGGGAATTGTCCACGACGCTGCGGTCGAACGGCGACCTGGACGAGACCAACGTTGCGGAACTCTCCGAAGAGAATCTGGGCACCATCAGTGCCGAAACGCAGCGGGACGTCTCTGTACTGAATGTCCGTGAGGAAGCAGGTCCGGCGTTTCGTCTGCCGGATTCTGATTCGCTTCTGAATCAGCTGCAGAACGAATGGTCGCCCGCAATCGATCCGGATACGGAGCAGCCGTTCGCTTCGGGACCGGTTCAGGTCGCTGAAGTGGTACCGCCCCGCACATGGAAAATTGCGATCTATGAAAATGGTTCGCTGCGAATGGAAGAGGTCAATCTGGATTCTGACGAACCGGTGACCACGACCGACGAAGAAGAAGCAGCCGACGACGTGTACGAATCGGAAACGGAAGAAGCCCCGGAGGCTGAAGCCGGTTCCATCTGGGATCTTGAAAAGAAGCTGGACGGAGCACTGGAAGTCGATCTTGAGAAAGCGGCATCCGGTCTTCTGGACCTGCTGAAATAG
- a CDS encoding succinylglutamate desuccinylase/aspartoacylase family protein, translating into MNRRIKSRHVGVWRDTIIPPGETRDIKLDVSESYSGMTVHIPIHVQRAVEDGPVVFVTAAIHGDEINGTGTIRSLIQDESLKLIRGAVILVPVLNVLSFDRHTRYLPDRRDLNRCFPGSSRGSLASRMARVIFDEIVSRCDYGIDLHTAAVRRTNYPNVRGNMDLPEVAELARAFGSEVIVHSKGPKGAFRRECTAVGVPSIILEGGEVWKVEPTIVETALRGIHNVLGHLKMIEHVPTAPERQVVIRDARWVRAENSGFLQFHVKPGEVIREGQAIATNTNLLGREQNLLVAPFDGVIIGMATLPCVSPGEPVCHVGRLPKHTGPDDMERQRSDEQGLEGRTVEQLASNVLVVEHNPGEEP; encoded by the coding sequence ATGAACAGGAGAATCAAGTCGCGGCACGTCGGCGTCTGGAGAGACACGATCATCCCGCCTGGAGAAACTCGCGACATCAAGCTTGATGTTTCGGAAAGTTATTCCGGAATGACGGTGCATATTCCGATTCACGTGCAGCGAGCGGTCGAGGACGGTCCAGTCGTGTTCGTCACCGCCGCCATTCACGGCGACGAAATCAACGGCACCGGAACCATTCGCAGCCTCATTCAGGACGAGTCGCTGAAACTGATTCGCGGCGCTGTGATTCTGGTGCCGGTGCTGAACGTGCTGTCGTTCGACCGCCACACCCGCTATCTGCCGGACCGGCGTGACCTGAATCGCTGCTTTCCGGGCTCGTCACGAGGCAGCCTGGCCAGCCGGATGGCTCGCGTGATCTTCGACGAAATTGTTTCCCGCTGCGACTACGGGATCGACCTGCACACGGCGGCCGTTCGCCGCACCAACTATCCGAACGTGCGGGGAAACATGGATCTTCCGGAGGTCGCCGAACTCGCTCGCGCGTTCGGCAGCGAAGTCATCGTCCACAGCAAGGGGCCGAAGGGCGCGTTTCGCCGGGAGTGTACGGCGGTCGGCGTGCCTTCCATCATTCTGGAAGGCGGTGAGGTCTGGAAAGTGGAGCCGACCATTGTCGAAACCGCACTGCGCGGCATTCACAATGTGCTCGGCCATCTGAAAATGATCGAACATGTCCCCACGGCGCCGGAACGGCAGGTCGTGATTCGCGACGCCAGATGGGTCCGCGCGGAAAACAGCGGCTTCCTGCAGTTTCACGTCAAGCCGGGCGAAGTCATTCGTGAAGGCCAGGCCATCGCGACTAACACAAACCTGCTGGGACGCGAACAGAATCTGCTGGTTGCACCGTTTGACGGAGTCATCATCGGCATGGCCACTTTGCCCTGCGTCAGCCCCGGCGAACCGGTTTGTCATGTCGGCCGACTGCCGAAGCACACCGGACCGGACGACATGGAGCGGCAGCGGTCCGATGAACAGGGACTGGAGGGGCGAACCGTAGAACAGCTGGCGTCCAACGTTCTGGTGGTGGAACACAATCCGGGTGAGGAACCGTGA
- a CDS encoding ATP-dependent zinc protease has product MARTRAKPEKSVIGWREWLSLPELGISRIKAKIDTGARSSCLHAFRIRLFTRDGEDYVSFQVHPLQRSTRETIVAECRVLECRQIRSSSGHVSMRPVIVTEVEWNGVRWPIELTLANRDAMGFRMLLGREAVRSRFVVDPGKSYLGGRPNRTKMS; this is encoded by the coding sequence ATGGCCAGGACACGAGCCAAACCTGAAAAATCAGTGATCGGCTGGCGTGAATGGCTTTCTCTTCCGGAACTGGGCATTTCCCGGATCAAGGCGAAGATCGACACCGGGGCCAGGTCGTCGTGTCTGCACGCGTTTCGCATTCGTCTGTTCACGCGGGACGGTGAGGACTACGTCAGTTTTCAGGTGCATCCGCTGCAGCGCAGTACCAGGGAAACGATTGTCGCCGAATGCCGAGTGCTGGAGTGCCGGCAGATCCGCAGTTCCAGCGGGCATGTTTCGATGCGTCCGGTGATTGTGACGGAAGTGGAATGGAACGGTGTCCGCTGGCCGATTGAACTGACGCTGGCCAACCGCGACGCGATGGGATTCCGGATGTTGCTGGGGCGCGAGGCCGTCCGGTCTCGCTTTGTCGTGGACCCCGGGAAGTCGTATCTCGGCGGCCGACCCAACCGAACAAAGATGAGTTGA
- a CDS encoding pilus assembly protein CpaE: MKSVLRIATVDPQEDTRNSLKTLLLGIDTVWLEAECSRYEFFMDVIQQTQPDLALVNVDSSPEKAVQLISEVTSKAPHCAVLVVSRSQEGSLILQVIRAGAREFLNLPLQLDDFIAALDRIRGTMGGGSGEGGGRAGQIITVAGVGGGVGSSALAVNMAASLAQDPAASPVIIDLDLTLGDVDVWLDIIPDYTLRDVSENIGRLDYGLLKRSLTRHDCGVFLLPRPVEVETQDLIRTDDLRRILALLKATFSHLIIDVSKSFGPLDVSAMEVSDRVLLVTQLDLTCLRNVVRIMQYLDQFNGLDKKIEIIVNRMGLEDSDISLNKALETIGREVFWQLPNDYATMVGSRNAGVPLCQFAPKSRLTRSINDLVRRLGADDDDAVPEVEPTARKKGGLFGLFSGNK; the protein is encoded by the coding sequence ATGAAAAGCGTGCTGCGAATTGCGACAGTCGACCCGCAGGAAGACACACGGAACTCCCTGAAGACTCTGCTGCTGGGAATCGACACCGTCTGGCTCGAAGCCGAATGCTCCCGGTACGAGTTCTTCATGGACGTGATCCAGCAGACGCAGCCGGATCTGGCGCTTGTCAATGTCGATTCGTCGCCTGAAAAGGCTGTTCAGCTGATCTCCGAAGTCACCAGCAAAGCGCCGCATTGTGCCGTGCTGGTAGTCAGCAGGTCGCAGGAAGGCAGTCTGATTCTGCAGGTCATCCGCGCGGGTGCCCGGGAGTTTCTGAACCTGCCGCTGCAACTGGATGACTTCATCGCCGCGCTGGACAGAATTCGCGGAACGATGGGTGGCGGATCGGGCGAAGGCGGCGGCCGCGCGGGTCAGATCATCACGGTCGCGGGAGTCGGCGGTGGCGTCGGAAGTTCGGCGCTGGCTGTCAACATGGCCGCATCGCTGGCTCAGGATCCCGCCGCGTCACCGGTCATCATTGACCTGGATCTGACGCTGGGCGACGTGGACGTCTGGCTGGACATTATCCCGGACTACACACTTCGCGACGTGTCCGAAAACATCGGCCGGCTGGACTATGGACTGCTGAAGCGGTCGCTGACTCGTCACGACTGCGGCGTGTTCCTGCTGCCCCGACCGGTTGAAGTGGAAACTCAGGACCTGATCCGCACCGACGATCTGCGCCGCATTCTGGCGCTGCTGAAGGCGACGTTTTCTCACCTGATTATCGATGTCAGCAAGTCCTTCGGTCCGCTGGATGTATCCGCGATGGAAGTCAGTGATCGAGTTCTGCTGGTGACACAGCTCGACCTGACGTGCCTGCGCAACGTCGTGCGGATCATGCAGTACCTGGATCAGTTCAACGGACTGGACAAGAAGATTGAAATCATCGTCAATCGCATGGGGCTGGAAGACAGCGATATCAGTCTGAACAAGGCTCTGGAAACCATTGGGCGCGAAGTGTTCTGGCAGCTGCCTAACGACTACGCCACGATGGTCGGATCAAGAAACGCGGGCGTGCCGCTGTGCCAGTTCGCTCCGAAATCGCGATTGACCCGCAGCATCAACGACCTGGTGAGGCGACTTGGGGCAGACGATGACGACGCCGTGCCCGAAGTGGAACCAACCGCACGGAAGAAGGGCGGACTGTTCGGTCTGTTCTCCGGCAACAAATAG
- a CDS encoding RimK family alpha-L-glutamate ligase has product MKLAILSRSSKCYSTRRLREAAISRGHEARVLDTLKFSIDLEEGQPDLYFRSQHLSDYDAVVPRIGASITYFGTAVVRQFEQMDVFTANSSAGISNSRDKLRSLQILSRHGLGMPTTTFVRDRKDILPAIERIGGAPVIIKLLEGTQGVGVILADSVKIAEAIIETLQTTRQNVLVQKFVEESKGRDVRAFVVGDQVVAAMRRVAQGSEFRSNVHRGGRTEPVELSDEYRDTAVRAAQIMGLRVAGVDMLEGSDGPQIMEVNSSPGLEGIETCTKLDIAGVIVDYIAAQVEFPEIDIRQRLTVSRGYGVAEIRVPEGSEFVGKPIGESGLRDRDINILTLYRGSTVIPNPKLSRTLEGGDRLLCFGRLDSMRGMVPPKTAKRRRPKVRQLESTGITEAD; this is encoded by the coding sequence ATGAAGCTGGCGATCCTGTCGCGAAGTTCGAAGTGTTACAGCACCAGGCGGCTGCGTGAGGCGGCCATCAGTCGCGGACATGAAGCTCGCGTGCTGGACACTCTGAAGTTCTCCATCGATCTGGAAGAAGGCCAGCCGGATCTTTACTTTCGATCGCAGCACCTGTCCGACTATGACGCCGTCGTCCCGCGGATCGGAGCGTCGATCACGTATTTCGGTACGGCCGTTGTTCGTCAGTTCGAGCAGATGGATGTGTTCACGGCGAACTCGTCCGCCGGCATTTCCAATTCCCGCGACAAGCTGCGCAGCCTGCAGATTCTCAGCCGTCACGGACTCGGGATGCCGACGACCACGTTCGTGCGAGATCGCAAGGACATACTGCCAGCCATCGAACGCATCGGCGGGGCTCCTGTCATCATCAAGCTGCTGGAAGGAACGCAGGGTGTGGGCGTCATCCTGGCGGATTCGGTCAAGATCGCGGAGGCCATCATCGAAACGCTGCAGACCACTCGCCAGAACGTACTGGTTCAGAAGTTTGTCGAAGAAAGCAAGGGCCGCGACGTGCGAGCGTTCGTCGTCGGCGATCAGGTTGTGGCAGCCATGCGACGCGTCGCTCAGGGATCGGAATTCCGCAGCAACGTCCATCGCGGAGGTCGCACGGAACCCGTCGAACTCAGCGACGAATATCGCGACACGGCCGTCCGCGCCGCTCAGATCATGGGGCTGCGAGTCGCCGGCGTTGACATGCTGGAAGGCAGCGACGGGCCTCAGATTATGGAAGTGAATTCGTCGCCCGGCCTGGAAGGTATTGAAACGTGTACGAAGCTTGATATCGCCGGCGTGATTGTTGATTACATCGCCGCACAGGTTGAGTTTCCGGAAATCGACATTCGGCAGAGGCTGACTGTCAGCCGGGGTTACGGGGTCGCGGAGATTCGCGTGCCGGAAGGATCGGAATTCGTCGGCAAACCGATTGGCGAATCCGGTCTGCGCGACCGCGACATCAACATTCTGACGCTGTACCGGGGAAGTACGGTGATTCCGAATCCCAAGCTGTCGCGCACTCTGGAAGGCGGCGACCGGCTGCTGTGTTTTGGCCGGCTCGATTCGATGCGCGGCATGGTCCCGCCCAAAACGGCCAAGCGGCGACGACCGAAAGTTCGCCAACTGGAATCCACAGGAATCACGGAAGCGGACTGA